CGGAAGTAGGCCCATGCGAAAAGGTTCAAAgtgcaatatattttttttttgaaaatacaccataattttattttaaataaaatacaatgtcaaaatattaacatATGGTGATATAACCCTTCTTGATTAATCAACAGATTAAAGCAACTTCCTAACAGATTTATACAATCATTCAAAATCACTACAAGTTTGTATTGTACATAAATTTCAAACTATCGGGTAAAAAAGaaactagttttctccttttctacatATTTACAAGACAAAGTGTAAATTCAGCATATTACAAGACTTGAGTTATTAAAACACCCTAATACAATAAAATAGGTTACAAATTCAAATTACAAGATTTTGGTCTTTAAAATCCAACAAGCCTCCAAATAACATaagtgtgacatatatatatatatatatatatgtatatatatgtatatatgtatatatcctGTATATCCTGTATATCCTGTATATCATGTATATCATGTACATGTCCCAAAACTATGCAAACCAAGATGCATATGCAAATGTGATCTCCATAAATTCTCTCAAAAAGACTACTTCACCCTGGCCATCTTCAGATTTCATCCCGAACATTTCCTACGATAGAAAACAACTATCGCTAAGCATAAAGCTTAGTGGTGTATAAACTTTAGGCTTGGAGTCATTAAATTCTCCAATTCCCCTTTTCAGTCATAGTTAGctcaatttaacataatttaaaacaattgaacaaatatatcaaacatatcaatatcaaactttgaagtgcttccaaatatcaataacaatgttcAAGAGTCTAGAAAGTGTATACTATCAATTTAAGAGAGTATACCAAATATTCATTTTTCGCCCAATATGTACGTCATGCCATCACATTAAGCATAATAAGATATTAAGATGGACCGAAGCcccaaatcaagtagggtcaaaaCCCAATAGACAAGAGAATCAAGAACCATATTAAAAATGACTTCCTAGTTCGTACTTAACACAGACAAGTTTCATAATTCAAGACGAATtacaaatccaaagtcaagatgGAAAAAGATCCAAATCAAGAGGCATGCCAAGATGAGTGACAAAGTCACTGCCACAAGAAGTACAAAGTCCcaacaagaatgcaaaatgatcaaacaatccGTACAAATGGGCGATTTAGCAAATATCTTACAATACTTGATATAGTACGAATATAACAATATAAATTgaagccaagaaaaataaaatatcaagttATTTCAACATATTCCAACAAGTAAAAAGAGTACAAGTTTATACACAAACCTTGGTGTTTTACCACAAAACAGTTCAATCACAACTTGGGGACATTCGAATCGTCTACGCCGTAAAAACCAAATCTGTCCACTTCCTCAAACACTTCCCCTTTGATTTTTTTCAAGGGTGTATATACCTtaaatacataatcaaatatcTAAATAAGTTCAGTGATTTAGCAAGTTAAACTAAATATGATATTGGTAAAAATTACCCAAAAACGTTTGAAACAGAAATTCTGGACAGTATCACTGTTCTGCGTTGTGACTCAGTTTTGAAGATCTACACGGACAAACTAGACTTTCTGGTCTTCACAAAAGTTGTAGATCTATGTCTTACCATTTCAGAACATCTTGAATAACCTCCATATCAATTTTGAACAAAATGTTATGCTACAATTACTAACAGCGGTACATGGAGTATTTCTAAAACTGAAAATCTGGATAGCACCTGCCCTGTACTTTCTGATCTTTTTTCAGGTAAATACCAACAAAACTAGATTTTGGTTCCTTCATAAGAGTTATAGATTTATGAAATACCTTTCCAGAAAGTCCTGGATCACTTAAACCGGAGCTCTTTACAAAAGGATATGTAGACAATTCTAGTAGGTGTCTAGTATAAAAACGAGTTTAGAAACTTACCAAGAGGAGCAACTTGATCTTCACCAAAAACGAAATTTGCTTGTTGATTTAGTAGAAATCCATGGTTTTTTTTTCATGAAACTTCAGATTTTCAAGTTTCTACGGAGGAGAGAgagggggagagagagagagagagagagagagagagagagagagagagagagagagagatggatAGCTATTCTTCTTTGTCTTGAAGAGTAGAAAAATTGGGGAGTTTTTGGATAGATGTGAAATAAAATGGTTACCCAACTACTAAATATTCttagataaatacaaaaggttggaaaccaaaacttaattatatattatatttaataacaactagtcaaaataatattaagtgttaCATATAGCAACATCATGAAACTTCATTGCCAATATTAACACAACCTAAAGtaagaaattttcatatattGACCATTTCACATTTAGGAAGTGCAAAGTAAATATTTCCTCGTTATAAAAATGCTCAATCAAGAATGCAAATATTATAAAAATTTTGGGGTGTTACAACTCTCTCCCTAAAAAAAATTTCGTCTCGAAATCTACCTTGTACTAGTCCCGAAACAAATGTGGATATTGAACTCGCATATCCTCTTCTCGCTCCCAGGTAGCTTCTTCGCCTGAATGATTTCTCCAAAGAACCTTCACTAAATGGGATTCTTTTATTTCTAAGCTCTTTTATCTCACGAGCTAAGATTTGGATTGGTTCTTCTTCATATGTCAAATCAGGATTAACCTCAATAGACTCAATAGgaagaacatgagatggatctgaGTGGTATTTTCGAAGCATAGAAACTTGAAAGGCGTTCTGGATCTTACCTAATTCAGGTGGCAAAGCTAGCTTATATGCAACCAGACCAATTCTCTCAAGTATTTCATAAGGTCCAATGAATCGAGGGCTAAGTTTACCTTTTTGGCTAAATCTCATAATCTTCTTCCATGGAGAAACCTTTAAAAATACCTTATCACCCACCTGATGCTCAATTTCACGCCTTTTAAGATCAGCATAGGACTTGTCTGTCTGAAGAAATTTTCAAACGATCCttgatgatttttaccttatctTCAGTTTGTTGCACAATCTCAGGACCCACAATTTTCTTTCACCAACCTCATTCCAACAAAGAGGCATTCTACATTTtctcccatataaagcttcataaggAGGCATGCCTATACTTgattggtagctattattgtaagcaaattctattagGGCTAAGTGTTTGTCCCAACTACCCTTAAACTCAATAATGcaggctcgaagcatatcctccaagatttgTATTACCCTTTCAGACTAGCCGTCCATTTGTGGATGAAAAGCGGTACTAAAATTCAACCTGGAACCCAAAGCTTCTTGCAAGCTAGACCAAAATCTAGATGTAAACCTCGGATCTCTATCAGACACAATAGAAACAGGGATTCCATGCAGCTTCACAATCTCATTAATGTACAATTCTGCTAAACGTTCAAGTGAGTAGTCTATTCTGATTGCCAAGAAATGAGCACTCTTAGTTAGTCTATCTACAATGACCCAAATTGCATCATGATTTCTTTGAGTGCGTGGAAGTCCAGAAACAAAGTCCATCGTTATCCTTTCCCATTTCCATGCAAGTATTGACAAAGGTTGCAGGAGACCAGCTGGGACTTGATGTTCAACCTTTATTTGTTGACATACCAAGCATTTAGAAATGAACTctgcaatgtctttcttcataccactccaccaatagtgctccTTAATGGTCTGATACATTTTAGTGCCTCCaggatgcattgcataaggtgaaCTATGTGCTTCAATCAAGATCTGCTTTCTCAATTCATCATCATTAGGAACACAcaacctatttttataaaataaggtACCATCTTTCCTTAATGAAAAATTTGATTCTCTTCCATTTTGGACTTCTTCAACCCGTTTCACAAGCTTCTCATCTAACTTTTGTGCTTCTTGGACTTGCTCAAGTAAGACTAGCTTGACTTGCAAATTAGCAATGATAGAACCATTAGAATTAAATGAAAGGCAAACATTCATGGCTCTTAATTCAAGAAGCAAAGGCAATGGACTTAGAGTTAAACTTGCAAGGGAATTGCGACTCAATGCATCTGCAACCACATTGGCTTTACCAGGATGATAATCAATCGTGCAATCATAATTTTTGATAAGTTCAAGCCACTTACGTTGTCGCAAGTTTAACTCTTTTTGTGTACCCAAGTACTtcaaactcttgtgatcagtaAATATGTGACACTTCTCTccgtataagtaatgcctccaaatttttaaggcaaaaaCAATGGCAGTAAGTTCAAGATCGTGAGTGGGATAATTCAACTCATGCGATTTCAACTTTCGAGAGGCATAAGCAATTACTTTCCCttcttgcatcaaaacacaacccaaGCCACGATAAGATGCATCACTGTATACCACATAATCTTTTCCTTCAGATGGCAAAGAAAGTATTGGAGCTTGTGTCAACAAGGATTTGAACTTTTCAAAgctctcttgacacttgtcatccCATACAAATTTGGCGTCTTTCCCTAAAAGTTTGGTCAAGGGAGAAGCTATAATAGAGAAGCCCTTCACAAACCTTCTGTAGTATCCTgctaaacccaagaaacttcTTATCTTAGTTGGAGTTTTAGGGAGTTTCCTATCAACAATAGCTTGAATCTTACTAGGATCAACCTTCACACCTTCAGATGATACAATGTGCCCTAAAAAAGCCACTTcattcagccagaattcacatttggaaagCTTCGTGTAGAGTTGTCTCTCTTTCAGAATTTGCATGACAATTCGGATATGCTTATCATGATCTTCTCTATTCTTGTAATAGActaaaatgtcatcaataaacaccACCACAAATTGATCGAGATAAGGCTTGAATACACGGTTCATTAGATCCATAAATGCAGTAGGAGCATttgtcaaaccaaatggcattaccaaaAATTCATAATGGCCATACCTGGTCCTAAAAGCAGTTTTAGGAACATCTTGCTCCCTCACACGCAACTAATAATATCCAGACctcaagtcaatttttgagaataagCTTGCACCCTTCAGTTGGTCAAACAAGTCACCGATTCTAGGCAGTGGgtatttgttcttgattgttaccttgttcagctGTCGGTAATTAATACAAAGCCTAAGAgtgccatctttctttttcacaaataaaacaggaGCTCCCTAAGGTGAAATACTGGGACGGataaaacctttctcaagaaGTTCTTGCAATTgagccttcaactcttttaattcAGCTGGAGCCGTTCTATAGGGAGCGATAGAAATAAGAGTAGTTCCAGGGACAAGATCTATAGGAAATTCAATCTCCCTTTCTGGAGGCAGCCCAGGAAGAtcatcaggaaatacatcaggaaagtcgCACACAGTTGGTATGTCCTTAAGACTTGGACTCCTCAATCGTGTATCGACTATATGAGCAAGATAGGCATCACAACCTTGACAAATCATCTTCCTTGCCAAGACCGCAGAAATAATATTAGATGACAATGATGTTTCTCCTTGAACTACCATGTGTGAATATGCAGGAGTTCTAAATGTCACTTGCTTCAACCTACAATCAACCAATGCATGGTGCCTATGGAGCCAATCCATGCCAATAATAACATCATAGTCTCGGAAGGGTATTTCAAGCAAGTCGACAAGGAAGACCAGATTTTGAATCATGAATGGACAATCTCGGTAAATCCTGTTAACAACGGCCTGATGACCTAATGGACTCGTGACCAacacatcaaagtcaactctcacAGATTTAACAGTATCGGGAAATGCAAGTGATGAGCAAACATAAGAGTGCGAAGATCCAGGATCAAACAACGTAACAACAGATATGCCAAATAAGTGAAATTTACCAGCAACCACGTCCGGACCATCCTGGTCATTCTTCTGTCTCATAGCATAAACTCGTGCAGCAGCTCTCGACCCACCAGCCTGATTAGCTACACTCGAGCCCGCTGCTTGCATATTTCGAGGTCTAGCACTACCATTAGCTTGAGAATGAGTAGTGATAGGCTTTTGAACTGATCCTTCTGTATGTGTATAAGAAAGAGGATTAGGATTAGGACAATCCTTCACTTTATGATCCATACTTCCACAATTAAAACAAGCACTAGAAGCTCGTCTACATGCACCATAATGATTCTTCCCGCACTGTGCACAAGTAGGTGTATGAGTTTTGCCTTGGGCATAACTTGGAGTACTGGCAGTAGAAAAATTTGACTTATTCTGCTTATGATGTAATGATTTATGTGTACTCTCAGTGTTGAAATAGTCAAACTTTCCCTTTTTGGATGGACCACCATAATCTGAATTACCCTTCCTAAACCTGTTTTCTCTCCTACTAGCTTCTTCCTTGTCAATTCTTTCCCAAGTAAGTGCAGCTGAAATCAGTTTGGAAAAATCCTCAAGTTGGAAGATTGCCACTGATTTTCGAATGTAACCATTCAAACcttcttcaaatcttctgcaCTTGTCTCTTTCACCATCAATAATACCTTTAGCATAGGGAGAAAGCCTGAGAAAGTTTTGTTGATACTCTGCAATAGACATACTCCCTTGTTTTAAATTCAGAAACTCTTTCTTtttagcatcacaatagatagggGGAACATATTTTGCACGAAATGATTTCACAAAGTCATCCCAAGTCAGCACCGGAGGTTTTGCTTTTGCATTTGGCACACTTACCCACCAATCATAGGCATCTTTTTGTAAAAGGGAGATAGCATACTTAAATTTGGCAGCATTAGTACACTCCAGTTGTTCAAAGACCCTCTCCATGTGCTCGAGCCATTGTTCAGCTACCGTGGGATCTGTAGTGCCTTCAAATTCAACTCCGCCcatttttctcatcttctcaaaaTTCATTTCACTAGGTTCTGACATTGTCCTAGCTAAGTGACGAAAGAATTCAGCCATCTGCTGGAATGGAGGAGTCATAAATGGAGTATTATGACTCATTGCTCTTGAATTACTGCCCATTTCATTTCCACTAACACGAGGATGATTTAGGTCAGGCAAGAGTTCCTCATTTCCTCCCTGAGGGTGAGGCACGACATTATACTGGGCCTGACTTTCATCAACAGATTCAACAGTTCTATTCGAAGAAGAGGCCATATTAAAAGTCCTATAAAAGATAAGATCACACTGCATTAGCGACATGTACATGATGCATATGCACACAGAAtacaataaattaaattaaacaagTATGCAAAAATTTATAAACTCCAAGtcattttaaagaaagaaaataacaacaaatacTAGGTACTATCACAACAAAACAAATCCTAGAATCACAAAccgtggctctgataccaaaacttATAGCAACCCCTTTGGGAGGGTACTACTTAAGAAATAAATCTAATTTCCTACTTACAAAATATTAAAAgagatattaataaaaatattcaGAATAATTTTAGTAGCGGAAGTAGGCCCATGCGAAAAGGTTCAAAgtgcaatatattttttttttgaaaatacaccataattttattttaaataaaatacaatgtcaaaatattaacatATGGTGATATAACCCTTCTTGATTAATCAACAGATTAAAGCAACTTCCTAACAGATTTATACAATCATTCAAAATCACTACAAGTTTGTATTGTACATAAATTTCAAACTATCGGGTAAAAAAGaaactagttttctccttttctacatATTTACAAGACAAAGTGTAAATTCAGCATATTACAAGACTTGAGTTATTAAAACACCCTAATACAATAAAATAGGTTACAAATTCAAATTACAAGATTTTGGTCTTTAAAATCCAACAAGCCTCCAAATAACATaagtgtgacatatatatatatatatatatatatatatatatatatatatatatatatgtatatatgtatatatcctGTATATCCTGTATATCATGTATATCATGTATATCATGTATATCATGTACATGTCCCAAAACTATGCAAACCAAGATGCATATGCAAATGTGATCTCCATAAATTCTCTAAAAAAGACTACTTCACCCTGGCCATCTTCAGATTTCATCACGAACATTTCCTACGATAGAAAACAACTATCGCTAAGCATAAAGCTTAGTGGTGTATAAACTTTAGGCTTGGAGTCATTAAATTCTCCAATTCCCCTTTTCAGTCATAGTTAGctcaatttaacataatttaaaacaattgaacaaatatatcaaacatatcaatatcaaactttgaagtgcttccaaatatcaataacaatgttcAAGAGTCTAGAAAGTGTATACTATCAATTTAAGAGAGTATACCAAATATTCATTTTTCGCCCAATATGTACGTCATGCCATCACATTAAGCATAATAAGATATTAAGATGGACCGAAGCcccaaatcaagtagggtcaaaacccaatagacaagagaatcaagaaccatattaaaaatgacttcctagttcgtacttaacacagacaagttccataattcaagacgaactacaaatccaaagtcaagatgGAAAAAGATCCGAATCAAGAGGCATGCCAAGATGAGTGACAAAGTCACTGCCACAAGAAGTACAAAGTCCcaacaagaatgcaaaatgatcaaacaatccGTACAAATGGGCGATTTAGCAAATATCTTACAATACttgatataatacgaatataacaatataaattgaagccaagaaaaataaaatatcaagttATTTCAACATATTCCAACAAGTAAAAAGAGTACAAGTTTATACACAAACCTTGGTGTTTTACCACAAAACAGTTCAGTCACAACTTGGGGACATTCGAATCGTCTACGCCGTAAAAAAACCAAATCTGTCCACTCCCTCAAACACTTCCCATTTGATTTTTTTCAAGGGTGTATATCTAAATAAGTTCAGTGATTTAGCAAGTTAAACTAAATATGATATTGGTAAAAATTACCCAAAAACGTTTGAAACAGAAATTCTGGACAGTATCACTGTTCTGAGTTGTGACTCAGTTTTGAAGATCTACACGGACAAACTAGACTTTCTGGTCTTCACAAAAGTTGTAGATCTATGTCTTACCATTTCAGAACATCTTGAATAACCTCCATATCAATTTTGAACAAAATTTTATGCTACAATTACTAACAGCGGTACATGAAGTATTTCTAAAACTGAAAATCTGGACAGCACCTGCCCTGTACTTTCTGATCTTTTTTCAGGTAAATACCAACAAAACTAGATTTTGGTTTCTTCATAAGAGTTATAGATTTATGAAATACCTTTCCAGAAAGTCCTGGATCACTTAAACCGGAGCTCTTTACAAAAGGATATGTAGACAATTCTAGTAGGTGTCTAGTATAAAAACGAGTTTAGAAACTTACCAAGAGGAGCAACTTGATCTTCACCAAAAACGAAATTTGCTTGTTGATTTAGTAGAAATCCATGGTTTTTTTCATGAAACTTCAGATTTTCAAGTTTCTACGGaggagagagatagaggagagagagagagagagagagagagagagagagagagagagagagagagagagatggatAGCTATTCTTATTTGTCTTGAAGAGTAGAAAAATTGGGGAGTTTATGGATAGATATGAAATAAAATGGTTACCCAACTACTAAATATTCttagataaatacaaaaggttggaaaccaaaacttaattatatattatatttaataacaactagtcaaaataatattaagtgttaCATATAGCAACATCATGAAACTTTATTGTCAATATTAACACAACCTAA
This sequence is a window from Nicotiana sylvestris chromosome 3, ASM39365v2, whole genome shotgun sequence. Protein-coding genes within it:
- the LOC138888629 gene encoding uncharacterized protein, whose amino-acid sequence is MSLMQCDLIFYRTFNMASSSNRTVESVDESQAQYNVVPHPQGGNEELLPDLNHPRVSGNEMGSNSRAMSHNTPFMTPPFQQMAEFFRHLARTMSEPSEMNFEKMRKMGGVEFEGTTDPTVAEQWLEHMERVFEQLECTNAAKFKYAISLLQKDAYDWWVSVPNAKAKPPVLTWDDFVKSFRAKYVPPIYCDAKKKEFLNLKQGSMSIAEYQQNFLRLSPYAKGIIDGERDKCRRFEEGLNGYIRKSVAIFQLEDFSKLISAALTWERIDKEEASRRENRFRKGNSDYGGPSKKGKFDYFNTESTHKSLHHKQNKSNFSTASTPSYAQGKTHTPTCAQCGKNHYGACRRASSACFNCGSMDHKVKDCPNPNPLSYTHTEGSVQKPITTHSQANGSARPRNMQAAGSSVANQAGGSRAAARVYAMRQKNDQDGPDVVAGKFHLFGISVVTLFDPGSSHSYVCSSLAFPDTVKSVRVDFDVLVTSPLGHQAVVNRIYRDCPFMIQNLVFLVDLLEIPFRDYDVIIGMDWLHRHHALVDCRLKQVTFRTPAYSHMVVQGETSLSSNIISAVLARKMICQGCDAYLAHIVDTRLRSPSLKDIPTVCDFPDVFPDDLPGLPPEREIEFPIDLVPGTTLISIAPYRTAPAELKELKAQLQELLEKGFIRPSISP